The Gemmatimonadaceae bacterium region CGGATCGCGCTCGACGCGTACGTGTACGGGTACCCGCTCGTGACCATGGACCGGATGCGGCGCGTGATGACCAACGTGTCGTCCGCCGGCGAAACGCGCGCGCCGGTGGGACAGTTCGCCAACATGCCGAGCTATCCGGATCCGTCGTTCAAGGATTGGCCGACGCCGAGCCCGAGCACCCTCTATTCGATCGCGTGGCTCGACCTCGAGCGTCAGCCGTACGTGCTCTCGCTCCCCGACGAACACGGCCGCTACTATGTGATGCCGATGCTCGGCGGGTGGATGAACGTGTTCGAATCGCCGAGCGCGCGCACGGCGGGGAAAGGGACGCAGCTGTTCTTGATCGCCGGTCCCGGCTGGAAGGGCTCACAGGATACGTTGGGCGCGACGTTCATCCGCGCGCCGACGAACCTCGTGGCGATCCTCGGCCGCACGTTCGCCAAAGCGACACCGACGGACATGCGGGAGGCTCGCGCACTCCAGCGGCAGTACACGCTCGTTCCGCTCGGCGCGTACGGCAGACCGTCGGCACGGGTCGACCCGTCTCGGGTCGACCCTTCCATAGATATGAAGACGCCGATTCGCGCGCAGGTGAACGCGCTCGACGCGCCGGCGTTCTTCAACCAGCTCGCGATGCTCATGAAAGCGAATCCGCCCGCGTCTACGGATTCGGTGATCGTCGCGCAGATGGCGAGCATCGGCATCGTCGCGGGCCAGCCATTCGATCCCACCAAGCTGGGCAATCACGCGAGCGAGATTCTCTCCATCGTTCCCCGGCTCGGTCAACAGCGCATCATGGCCGTCGAGACGAATCTGCCGATCGTGCATGGCTGGACGTCGTCGAACAACTTGGGCGCGTACACCGATCACTTGGACTTCCGCGCCTACGCGGCGATCGTCGGCTTCGACGGAAGCCTGCCGAAAGACGTCGTCCACGACATAGCCGGAACCGACGTCGCGCAGCACCCGCTCGATGGGACGCGCCGCTACGTGATGCACTTCGCGAAGGGAGAAGAGCCGCCGGCAAAAGCGTACTGGTCGATCACGATGTACGACTCGGCACACGCTCTCGTGCCGAACGCGATTCATCGCTACGCGATCAGCCCAAAGCAAACTCCGGTGACGCACAACGCCGACGGCTCGCTCGACATTTTCTTCCAGCACGAGCCGATCGCCGGACCCATGCAGTCGAACTGGCTCCCCACTCCGGCCGGTCGCTTCTATCTCGTGCTTCGAATCCACTCGCCGACCGACTCCGTGTTGGCGGGCACGTGGAGTCCGCCCGGGGTGGTCGAGGTCGGAACGCGCGTTTGGGAACGGTGAGCCGTGCGCGTTCTCAGCGAGGAGACACACGCGCTGAGCCGCCCGGGGTCTTCCGCGCTGCCCCCGCGTGGATACGAAGCCCGTTTGGTCGTTGTCGTCCGTCGGTTCGGAGCGCGCGCCCCCACTCGGAACCACGCGCCCCCGGCTTGGAAAGCCGCCGCGGCGCAACGCGCCCGCGCGCTGTCAGTGCGCACCCTCCGGGGATGGCACCCGGGCAACAGGCGAGGTCCAGTCCGTGGAAGGTGCGGGGTGGGGCTGTCCGCAGCGAAGCGCTTGTAGTATTGCCAGGCAGTACCGGCAATACTGCGGGGCGTCCGCGGAGGACAGCCCCACCCCGCGCCCCCCCCAAGAAACCCGGAACCCCGCGCCGTTTCACGCCGGCCACAACACTCCCCCCGGCCGTGTCGTAACGCTATTGTCGTAGAACGCCCGGGCCCCCACCAAACGGCCCGGCCGTACACTCCCTCCAATCCGCAGGAACCGTATGCAACGATCGCGTTTGCTCGCCGCCGCCGCCGCCGGTGTCGCGCTGGCGTCCGGCCAAGTCTCGGCCCAAGGCCTCGATACGACCGTCACGAACGCCTTCAAATGGCGTCAGATCGGCCCGTCCAACTTCATGGGCCGCGTCTCGGACGTTCAGGGGATCCCGTCCCCGTCCAAGACCCTCTTCGTCGCCGCCGCCGGAGGTGGAATCTGGAAGTCCTCCAACTTCGGCATCTCCTGGCGCCCCGTGTTCGACGACAAGGACGTCGTCGCCATGGGCATGCTGGCCATCGCGCCGTCTGATACGAACGTCATTTATGCGGGAACCGGCGAACCCAACTCGCGAAACACCATCGAGCCGGGGAATGGCGTCTACAAGTCCACCGACGGCGGGCTCCACTGGACCCACATCGGCCTCCTGAACTCCCAGCATATCGGGCGCATCCAGGTCGATCCGCGGAACGCAAACACGGTGTACGTCGCTGCACTTGGGCCAGCTTGGAAATCGGGCGGCGAGCGCGGGCTGTATAAATCAACGGATGGCGGCACGACGTGGAAGCTGATCAAGGCGCCGGCGAACGATAAGACGGGCGCGATCGACGTGCAGATCGATCCGTCGAATCCCGACGTGATCTATGTGTCGATGTGGGAGCGCTACCGCACGCCGTACTCGCTCCTTTCGGGCGGTGTCGGCTCGGGTCTCTTCAAGTCGACGGACGCCGGTGCGACGTGGACGGAGATCAAGGGCAGCGGGTATCCCGAAGGCCCCAAGGGCCGCATCGGCATCGCGATCTCGCGCTCGAATCCGCAGGTCGTCTACGCGCTGACCGAAGCCGCGTCGATGGAGCCGGGTCCGATGAAGTTCAATCCGGCGAACCAAGCAACCGCGAACGGCCTCTATCGCTCGGCGGACGGCGGCAAGACGTGGCAGCACATGAACAACATCGACGTTCGTCCGTTCTACTACTCGCAGGTCCGCGTCGATCCGAAGAACGAGAACCGCGTCTACTTCTCGTCGACGACCATGCAGGTGTCGAACGACGGCGGCAAGACGAACATGGACGCGACGGTGGGAGTCCACGTCGACGACCACGCCGTGTGGATCGATCCGAACGACGGCGAACGCTGGGTGGTCGGCATGGACGGCGGCATCGCGATCACGTATGACCGCGGCGGCAACTTCTGGTATCCGCAGAACCTGCCGATCGGCCAGTTCTACGACGTGAGCTTCGACTACGCCATTCCATACAACGTCTGCTCCGGCGCGCAGGACAACGGGGCCTGGTGCGGACCGAGCAAACGCCGATCGACGCCCAGCAACAACACGTACTGGTACACGATCTCGGGTGGCGACGGCTTCTACACAGCTCAGGATCCTACGGATCCTTCGATGGTCTGGGGCGAATCGCAGAACGCCGGCATCCAGCAGACGAATCTCAAGACGGGCGAGCGCGGCCGAGTCAACAAGCCGACGTGGAACGAGCGCTATCGCATGTGGGAGGATTCGATCGCGATCGTAAGAGGCGACCCACTCCGACCGGCAACAGCGGACGCTCTTAAGAAGATCGCCGCGTATCGCGTCGATCAGAAAAAAGACTCGGCCGATCTCCAGATCCGATATAACTGGGAATCGCCGTACTTCCTCTCGCCGCACAACCCGCAGGTCTTCTACCTCGGCGGCAGCAGAGTTCTGAAATCACTCAAGCGCGGCGAAGATCTCTTCCCGATCTCGCCCGATCTTTCAGTCAAGAAGGATCCCGCGCAGGAGAAAGCTCGCCTCGCTCGTCTCGATACCGTCGAGCATTACACGGGCGGCGTCACGCTGGATCTGACCGGCGCCGAGGCGTACGGAACGGTCGTGGCGTTGCAGGAATCTCCGCTCAAGCCGGGCCTGCTGCTCGCGGGCACGGACGACGGCAACACGTGGATCACGCACAACGACGGCGCCACGTGGGAGGATCTCACGCCCAAGTTCACCGCGCTCGGCGTTCCGTGGGACGCGTATGTGGTGCGAGTCGAGCCGAGCCACTTCGACACGCTCACGTTCTACGTCGCGTTTGAAAATCATAGATGGAACGATTTCAAGCCGTATTTGTTCGCGACCAATGATGGCGGGCGGAGCTTCCATTCCATCGTCAACAATCTCCCGAGCTCGAGCCCCGCGGATTATCTGCACGTCATCCGCGAGGATCCTCATAATCGCGACCTGTTGTTCGTGGGCAGCTCTCGTACAGCGTACGTGTCGGTGGACCGCGGCCAAACCTGGTCGCGTTTCTCGAACAACCTGCCCACGGTTCCCGTCTTCGATTTGCAGATCCACCCAAGGGATCACGAGCTGATCGCGGCGACGCACGGCCGCAGCTTGTGGGTGAACGACATCGCGGCGCTCGAGCAGATTACGCCGAAGGTGATCGCGCAGGGCACATATTTGTTCAAGCCGAAGACCGCGTACCAATGGGGCGAAGGTCCGCAGCTCAACCTGCCGGGCAACGGCTTCGCGCAGGCGGTGATGACGTACGCGAACCCGCCGTTCGGCGCGGACATCGTCTATCGTCTCGCCGCGAACGCGCCGGGCAACGTACGTCTCGTCGTGTCCGACGTGGCCGGCGACACGCTGGCAACGCTCAACGGCCCAGGCGGCGCCGGCGTGCATCACGTCGATTGGAATTTCCAGGAGCAACGCCCGCGTGGCGAGCGCGCCGAGCTCTCGCCGTCGCAGAAGCGTGACAGCATCCTGCTGCACACGCGCGCGCCGCAGGTGCTCGACTCGCTCCAGAAGGCCGGCTTCGACACCGCGGCGATCCGTCAGGTCCGCGCGCAAGTCGGCATCCTCGCCAACCCCGGCGGCCTCGCCGCCGGCGGCGGGCGGGGCGGACGTGGTGGCGGCGGTGGTGGACGCGGTGGCGCGGGCGGACAAGCCTGCGAGCATCCGACCACGCAGTGGGAGACTTTCTGCGCTCGTCCCGGCGAGGCGGCCGGCCGCGGTGGTCGTGGCGGCGGCGGTGGCTTCGGCGGTCTCGATTCAGCGACGGCGGCGGCCTTCGCTCCGGCCGCGACGGCCGGCGTGAACGTTCCGGCGGCGGGTGCTCGTGGCGGCCGAGGCGCGCGAGGCGGACGTGGTGGAACTGGGGACAACCTGTCGCCGGTTCAGCAGATCTGGAACATCATCGGTATGAATCCGCCGGCTGTTGGTGGCCGTGGTGGTGGCGGCGGCGGCTTCGGCGGCGGCGGAGCTTCGATGGCGAACACTGGGGACTATCTCGTCACGCTGTCCGTGGGTGGGCAGACGTACAAGCAGACGTTCCGTGTGGAGCGGGTGAGTGGCGGAGCGGATGCGGGGGGCGGGTTCGGTGAGGACGAGAATCACGACGGACTCGGACGGTACACGCCGCAGGCCGCGAAGAAGCAGAAGTAGATTGGCGGTTGAGAGTTTTGAGAACGGCAGCGGGCTACGAGCTCGCTGCCGTTCTTCTTTTTCGTCGATGCTCTAGAGCGCTGACGTGCTTAGAGCGCTGACGTGCTTAGAGCGCTGACGTCCTAGGAGCGCTGACGTCCTAGGAGCGCTGGCGTCCTAGGAGCGCGGAATCACGTCTTCGTGATGGAATCGATCATCTTCACTGCCGTCACGAGACGGTGATGTCACGCCAGTACGGTCGATCCTCGATTCGCCTGGCGATTCTGTTGGCTAACAGATGCCGGATTGCCTCCTCGGCTTCTCCGCGCGCGATGAAGAGCACGCGATTGCGGTCACGATCGGTTCCCCGCCCAAAGGCTTCACCGACGTTGCCATGCAGTGACTCCGCCGCGTCTAGCAGTTGCCCTTTGAAGAGCAATCTGGACCTGCCGGTCGCGAGTTGAATGACGTCGGCGAGGATCTTCTGAGCGAGATCCAACAATGCGAGGTTGCGGTGAGTGCCCATCGGCAACGATGGTGGCAGAGGCAGAGCAAACCACCGCCGAATCCCCTCACCTCACACCAAAATCTCCCGCCCTCACACCTCGCCCGTTGGGACATTGGCGCTCCCAGGACATTGGCGCTCCCAGGACATTAGCGCTCCCAGGACATTGGCGCTCCTAGGACGTTGGCGCTCTTAGGACGTTGGCGCCCTTAGGACGTTGGCGCTTTTAGGACGTTGGCGCCCTTAGGACGTTGGCGCTCCCAGGACGTTGGCGTCCTTAGGGCGTTGGCGTCCTTAGGACGTTAGCGTCCTTAGTACGCTGGCGTCGTTAGGACCCCAGCGCCCTTACCTCCTTCTACGGCACCACCGACGCCGCGATTCCGTTCGCCTTGAGGAATGCAGCGAACGCCGGCGCCTCCACGTCCACGATCTTCTTGTACTCCGCCGCGATCGCCGCGAGCTCCTGCTTGAACCCCGCGTTCACCGCGACCTGCTGCGTCGTCGGCCCGACGTCCCCGCCGCTGCTTCCGCTTCCCGGCGTGCCGACCATCGGCCCGATCATCCAACTGATCCGCTCGTAGAGCTGCACCGGCTTCCTGAACGCGTCCTCGCTGCGTCCCGTGTTCCGGAGATCGATCAGCTTACTCTCGACCGCACTCGCCTTCACGTCGAACGCTTTCGCCGCGTCCACCACCGCGCTCTTAGCGGGATCTTTCGAAGCAGCCGCCGCCGCGTCCTGCGCTTGCTTGCGAAGCTCCTCCATCCGATTCCCCATCTTCGCCGCCGAGTCGATCTCGGCGAGCACTTCGCGGACGAACGCCACCTGCGCGCGAATCGTCTCCGGCGTGCCCGGCGAGTGCGGATCGGGAAGCACGGTGAGTTGAGTCGTCTTCTCGGCTGACCCGGCCTTCACGTGCACGGTGTACACGCCCGGCGGCACGATCGGACCGGCGGGAGGAATGCGCGTGCCGTACGCCGCGTAGTTGCGGCGCGCCGGTGCCCACGGCTCGTCGAGCGGCGGCACCTGCATCACGATCGTCGAGCCCGACTCGTAGCGGAGATCCCACCACACCCGATTGATCCCCGTGTGACCTGCGACGGTGAGCGTGCGAATCGCGGCGTTGTTGGGACCGGTGATCGACACCTTCACGTCCGGCGTCTCGCTCTTGAGCGAGAAGTCGATGTCGGCGCCGTACTGCGCGTTTTCGCCGGTCACGTGCGGATCCACGTCCGATTCGCGCGCGTCGTTCGTTTGACGGAAGCGATACGCTGGGCGCGTGGCGAAGAGATGAAAGTCTTCCGACTGCGCCGAATCCCACGTGCGGAGCGGCGTGACGTCGTCGAGGATGTAGACGCCTCGGCCGTGCGTGCCGATCACGAGATCGTTGAACGTCGGCTGCACCTGCATCCAGTAGATCGGCGCGGGCGGCAGATCATTGCGAATTCGCTGCCACTTTCCGCCGTCGTCCCACGTCACGTACAGCGCGTTGTCGGTGCCGAGGTAGAGCATGCCCTTCCGAACCGGATCCTCCACGACGATGTGCCCGCTCGAGTTCACACCTTTGGGAACGCCGGCCGAGATGAGCTTGAACGATGCGCCGTAGTCGGTGGTCTTATAGACGCGCGCGTCGTAGTCGGCCTGGTGTTGCAGGTTGACGACGACGTAGGCAGTCGCCGCGTCGAAGTGCGACGGCGCGATGCTCCACACCGTACCCCAGGGCGGCAGATCGGGAATGTTCTTCGTGACGTTCGTCCAGTGGAGACCGCCGTCTTTCGTCACGTGCACCTGTCCGTCGTCACTCCCCGTCCATATCACGCCCGCTCCCGTCTTCGCCGGCGACTCGGCGATCGCGTACAGCGTGCCTCCGTCGAACGTCGTGAGGTTGTCCGCCGAGATGCCGCCCGAGTTCTGTTGGTGCGATTTGGTGTTCGTCGTGAGGTCGGGGCTGATCGGCTTCCAGCTCTGCCCTCCGTCGGTCGTCATGAACACGACCTGCGAGCCCGCGTACACGCGGTTGTGATCGTGCGGCGAGATGGCGAGCGGCGTGATCCAGTCCCACCGGTATTTCATGTCCGCCGGCGCCCATCCGTAGCTCGTGATGGGCCAGGGACTGACGTCTCGGGCCATTTGATTTTTATAATCGATTCGTACGATGCGCCCGTTGTCGCACCCGGACCACACGACGTCGGGGTTCGTCGGATCCGGCACCGCGAACGCGTCCTCGCACCCGCCCGTGTTCTGCCAGTTGCTGAGCGGAATCCCGCCCCGTCCACCGCCGGCGCGCGACGGCCCGCGGAACGACGACTTGTCCTGAATGTTGCCCATCACGTTGTACGGGATCGCGTTGTCGGCCATCACGTGATAGACCTGCGAGATGGGCAGCAAGAAGTGCTTGTAGCTCGCCGCGCGATTGTCGCTGATCGCGACACCGGCGTCGTTGGCGACGAGCACGCGATTGGCGTTCGTCGGATCGATCCACACGTCGTGGTTGTCCCCGCCTGGCGCCGAGATCGGCGGCCCGGCCGGCCCCTCTCCACCTGCACCTCGCCCGCGCCCGCCGCCGCCGCCACCACCACCACCTCCTCCTCCCCCACCAGCTTGGAAGACGGTCGTGCCTCCGTCGCGCGACATCGTGAACGCGACCGAGGGGAAATAGAGCAAATTCTCATCGTCTGGCGACACGCCCACGCGCGTGTAGTACGGCGACCGCTCGCCGGGCAGGTGCGACTGATTCACGAGCTGCCACGTCTCACCGCGATCGCTCGACCGATAGAGCCCCGGCGCCGGCGCATCCTGCACCAACGCGTACACGCGATTCGGATTACTCGGCGCAATCGCCACCGCGATCTTGCCGAGCGGGTGATCGGCTGCGGGCAATCCATGACCAGCGATGCGCGTCCAGTTGGCGCCACCATCGTGCGTCACGTACACGCCGCTCCCGAGCCCGCCGCTGTGCAGATCCCACCGATGGATGTCGAGCTGCCACGCGCCGGCGAACAACGTCTTCGAGTCGTTCGGATCCATCGCCAGGTCGGAGCAGCCGGTGCTGTCGTTGACCGCCAACACCTGCGCCCACGTCGCGCCCCCATCTATAGTATGGAAGACCCCGCGCTCCTTCTGCGGCCGAAACGCCTGCCCGATCGCGCAGACGTACACGGAGTTCGCGTCGCGCGGGTCGATGACGATCCGCGCGATGTGCCCGCTCTCGGCGAGCCCCATGTGCTGCCACGTGCGCCCCGCGTCGGTCGACTTGTAGACGCCGTCGCCGAGTGTGTAGTACGGGCGAATGAGCCAGGGTTCGCCCGTCCCCGCCCACACGGTTTCGTGCGCCGAGGGAGCGACGGCGAGCGCGCCGATCGCCGACACGTCTTTGTCGTCGAAGATCGGCGACCAGTTGATGCCGGCGTCGGTCGTCTTCCAGATCCCACCATCGGCGGCGCCGATGTAGACGGTCATGCGGTCGCCGGGCACACCGGTGATCGACGCGACCCGATTTCCTTCCGGGCCGACAGGGCGAAAGTGAAGTGCGGCGAGTCCGTCCGGCCCACCGGTAGCGCGCCCGCCACCTTGGCCGCGGCCGCCGCGTTGGGCGCTCGCGGATTGAGCGTTGACTACGAGGAGCGCGAAAAGAGCGAAAGACGATGGGAGGAGTCGACGCATCGGCTGGCTCGAATATGAGATAGGGATGCTACGATTTTGCTCCCAAGGACGGGGAGGGCGCAAGCGAGAGCGCAGCTTTTTTGGGGCGCTGATGTCGTCCTAGGGGCGCTTACGTCCTTACGGCGCTGACGTCCTTACGGCGCTGACGTCCTTACGGCGCTTACGTCCTTAGAACGCCAACGTCCTTACGACGCTAACGTCCTTACGACGCTAACGCCCTTACGGCGCCCCTAGGACGTCAGCGCTCCTAGGACGTCAGCGCTCCTAGGACGTCAGCGCTCCTAGGACGTCAGCGCTCTAAGGACGTCAGCGCCCCTAGGACGTCAGCCCCGTACGGGAAAGCGCCCGCCGAGTGAATCGACGAGCCCAGCCGTTTGCGTTCGCGGCTCGCTGCCCCCAATGTTGTTCGCCCTCCCCAGGCGCACAGCTCAGTCCGCCCCTTCCCTCCCCCAAGGCTTCGATGACGAAGACCGATTTGGTGCTCGCGCCGGCGCTGGCGCTGGCCGTGTTGACCTTCGACGGCGCCCCGCCCTCACCCCGCTCGCCGCTCCCGCCCCCAATTATCGAGACGAACGACAACCGCGTCCCCGCCGGCACCATGAGGAACGGTGCTCTCGACGTGCAACTCGACGCCCGCGAGGGCGTTTGGCATCCGTACGGTCCGAGCGGTCCACCCGTCACGATTCAGGCGTTCGGCGAAGTCGGGAAGCCTGTTCAGATGCCCGGGCCAATGATTCGCGTGAAGGCCGGCACGCGCGTTCATGCGAGCGTCACGAACTCGACGAGCGGCGTGCTGGTGGTGCACGGCCTCGCGGACCGTCATCGCGCGATGATGGACACGCTTGTCGTGCCCGTGGGCGCGACGCGCGAGGTCACCTTCACCGCCGCCGACGCCGGCACGTTCTTCTACTGGGGCACGACGACCGGTGTCGCGTTCGGCGACCGCATTCTCGACGGCGCCCAGCTGAGCGGGGGGTTCGTCGTCGATCCCGCCAACGCCGCGCCGCGGCCGGACCGCGTGTTCGTCGTGCAGTGGTACATCCCGAAACAGAAGAAGGACAGCTCGCCCGACTTCGCGAACGGGTTCTTCACGTTCAACGGCCGGCCCTGGCCTTACACCGAGCGACTGGAGTACAGCCAGGGCGATTCGGTGCATTGGAGATTCATCAACACCACGGCCGACGTTCATCCGCTGCATCTGCACGGTTTCTACTTCCGCGTCACCGCGCGCGGTGACGTCCGGCGCGACACGCTCTATTGGAAGGCGCAGGAGCGCATGGGCGTGACGGAGCTCATGGACGAAGGCACGACGATGGACCTCTCGTGGTTCGCCGACCGGCCGGGCTCCTGGATCTTTCACTGCCATCTCAATTTTCACGTCATTCCGAATCCGGCCCTCGGTGACGCTATCCAGTCCGACAGCGCGCGCGCGGCGGAGCTCTTTTCTGCTCCCGACATGCCCGCGATGCAGCAGGGGCACGCGATGGACAACCACGCCGAGAAAGGCATGGGTGGACTCGTGCTCGCGATGCACATCAAGCCGAAGGCGACGTGGAAGCCCTATGCCGGCCCTCGAGAGCGACTCAGACTCTACATCCAAACCGACTCTCAGCCGGGCGACACGGCGCGACGCTTCGGCTACGCGCTGGCGCGCGGCAACGAAGTCCCGGCGGTGAATGCCGTGCAGTGGCCCGGACCGCCCATCGTCCTGCACAAGGGCAGACCGACGAGCATCTGGGTCATCAATCGCTCGACCGAGCCGTCGCAGGTGCACTGGCACGGCCTCGAGATCGACAGCTACTACGACGGCGTCGCGGGGCTCAGCAGCAACGCCGGCATGGTGTCGCCGATGATCATGCCTCGCGATTCGTTCGAGGTGACGGTGACGCCGCCGCGCGCGGGCAGCTTCATGTACCACACGCACATCAACGACCTGAGGCAGCAGAGCCACGGCCTCTACGGACCGATCGTCGTGCTCGACAGCAACGAGACGTGGAATCCGGAGACCGATCTGATCTTCCAGTCCGGGACGGACCCGACGGATTCACCGATTCTCAACGGCAGCGCGTCGCCCCCGGCGCTCACGCTGCACGTCGGGAAGCCCTACCGTGTTCGGCTGATGAACATCACGCTCGACAACCCGTTCAACGAGCTCTGGCTCACCGGGAAGGACGGCGCGTCGCTGTTCTGGGTTCCGCTCGCGAAGGACGGTTTCGACTTGCCGGCGTGGCAGCGAGAACCGCGGCTATCTCGGCAACGCGTGAGCATCGGTGAGACGTACGATTTTCGCGTGAAGTTCTCCGAGCCCGGCGAGTATGAGATCGAGGGGCGAACGGCCAACGGTGCGCAGTACGCGAAGCAAATGATCCATGTGGTGACGTAGAGGAGGACCCGATGTCGATGTGGGACGAACGCTACTCGGCGCCCGACTACGCGTATGGCGTCGAGCCGAACGATTTTCTGAGATCCGTCGCGGACCGCATTCCCCCCGGCCCGGTGTTGTGCCTCGCCGAGGGCCAGGGCCGGAACGCGGTCTACGTCGCGTCGCTCGGCCATGAGGTGCTCGCCGTCGATCAATCGGCCGTGGGGCTCGCGCGGGCGCGGGAGCTGGCCGCATCGCGCGGCGTGACGATCGCGACGCAAGTCGCCGACCTCGGCGCGTTCGACATCGAGCCAGGAGCCTGGTCAGGGATCGTGGCGATCTTCTCGCACCTGCCGCCGCCTTTGCGCGCTCGCGTGTTCGGCGCGGCGGTCCGCGGTCTCGCGCCTGGCGGCGCATTCGTGCTCGAGGCGTACACGCCGAAGCAGCTCGAGTACCGCACCGGTGGTCCGCCGGACGTCACGCTGTTGATGACGCTCGATGCGTTGCGCACAGAGCTCGCGGGACTGCGCATCGAGCACGGCGTCGAGACCGAGCGGGAGGTTCACGAGGGCGAGCATCATCACGGGCGGTCGGCGGTCGTGCAGATCCTGGCGTTCAAGCCGTAGGTCAAGCCGCATTTTCGATCGCCGCGGCTAGCCGCGTTCAGGCGAGGACCGCCGCCGGTGCCGGACCCGCATCGACGAGGCGCTTGTTCGCCGGTTCGACGCGGAGATTCAACCCCTCGAGCGATCGCGCCCCGAGCAGAACGAGGTCGCCCGGCTCGCCGAACACGACTTCGTCGGCGGCGCGCTTGCCGGCGACGTGGACGAACGCCGCTCCCGCCCAACGCTCGAGCACCGTTCCATCCGCTTGGCGAAACCGCCACGGCGTGTAGCGCTCGATGCCGAGTGATTCGAGAACTTGCGCCGGGATCCACGTGAGCTCGGCGCCCGTGTCGACGAGAACATCGTGCAGAAGCCGCCGCTCCCCCGGGCGCGCCGGGTTCTCGATCTCGATGTCGATTCGAAATGTGCCCATGGCGTCGGACATCGTAACTCCGGTGAGTCCGCCGAGAGGTACCGGC contains the following coding sequences:
- a CDS encoding DUF1254 domain-containing protein, which gives rise to MPGRVGNTSLVRGRQSHPERPEPRGTRNRTRLCATGVALLVVLNSCKGVDAQKGATSQSAAAAQTDTLWKRDSTVAKDSAAKADAERIALDAYVYGYPLVTMDRMRRVMTNVSSAGETRAPVGQFANMPSYPDPSFKDWPTPSPSTLYSIAWLDLERQPYVLSLPDEHGRYYVMPMLGGWMNVFESPSARTAGKGTQLFLIAGPGWKGSQDTLGATFIRAPTNLVAILGRTFAKATPTDMREARALQRQYTLVPLGAYGRPSARVDPSRVDPSIDMKTPIRAQVNALDAPAFFNQLAMLMKANPPASTDSVIVAQMASIGIVAGQPFDPTKLGNHASEILSIVPRLGQQRIMAVETNLPIVHGWTSSNNLGAYTDHLDFRAYAAIVGFDGSLPKDVVHDIAGTDVAQHPLDGTRRYVMHFAKGEEPPAKAYWSITMYDSAHALVPNAIHRYAISPKQTPVTHNADGSLDIFFQHEPIAGPMQSNWLPTPAGRFYLVLRIHSPTDSVLAGTWSPPGVVEVGTRVWER
- a CDS encoding four helix bundle protein, which encodes MGTHRNLALLDLAQKILADVIQLATGRSRLLFKGQLLDAAESLHGNVGEAFGRGTDRDRNRVLFIARGEAEEAIRHLLANRIARRIEDRPYWRDITVS
- a CDS encoding multicopper oxidase domain-containing protein, translating into MTKTDLVLAPALALAVLTFDGAPPSPRSPLPPPIIETNDNRVPAGTMRNGALDVQLDAREGVWHPYGPSGPPVTIQAFGEVGKPVQMPGPMIRVKAGTRVHASVTNSTSGVLVVHGLADRHRAMMDTLVVPVGATREVTFTAADAGTFFYWGTTTGVAFGDRILDGAQLSGGFVVDPANAAPRPDRVFVVQWYIPKQKKDSSPDFANGFFTFNGRPWPYTERLEYSQGDSVHWRFINTTADVHPLHLHGFYFRVTARGDVRRDTLYWKAQERMGVTELMDEGTTMDLSWFADRPGSWIFHCHLNFHVIPNPALGDAIQSDSARAAELFSAPDMPAMQQGHAMDNHAEKGMGGLVLAMHIKPKATWKPYAGPRERLRLYIQTDSQPGDTARRFGYALARGNEVPAVNAVQWPGPPIVLHKGRPTSIWVINRSTEPSQVHWHGLEIDSYYDGVAGLSSNAGMVSPMIMPRDSFEVTVTPPRAGSFMYHTHINDLRQQSHGLYGPIVVLDSNETWNPETDLIFQSGTDPTDSPILNGSASPPALTLHVGKPYRVRLMNITLDNPFNELWLTGKDGASLFWVPLAKDGFDLPAWQREPRLSRQRVSIGETYDFRVKFSEPGEYEIEGRTANGAQYAKQMIHVVT
- a CDS encoding class I SAM-dependent methyltransferase, which translates into the protein MSMWDERYSAPDYAYGVEPNDFLRSVADRIPPGPVLCLAEGQGRNAVYVASLGHEVLAVDQSAVGLARARELAASRGVTIATQVADLGAFDIEPGAWSGIVAIFSHLPPPLRARVFGAAVRGLAPGGAFVLEAYTPKQLEYRTGGPPDVTLLMTLDALRTELAGLRIEHGVETEREVHEGEHHHGRSAVVQILAFKP